The following are from one region of the Vulpes vulpes isolate BD-2025 chromosome 14, VulVul3, whole genome shotgun sequence genome:
- the CYTL1 gene encoding cytokine-like protein 1, with protein sequence MLSLSREVTGDFQNLQATEPSEPCVRYLPRLYLDIHNHCVLAKLRDFVASPQCWKVAQVDGLKDKVRKLYTIMNSFCRRDLVFLSDDCNALEYPIPVTTVLPDRQR encoded by the exons ATGCTGAGCCTGAGCCGGGAGGTCACCGGTGACTTCCAGAACCTGCAGGCCACGGAGCCCTCG GAGCCGTGTGTGAGATACTTGCCCAGGCTCTACCTGGATATACAT AATCACTGTGTGCTGGCCAAGCTGCGGGACTTTGTGGCATCACCCCAGTGTTGGAAGGTGGCTCAGGTGGACGGCTTGAAGGACAAAGTGCGGAAACTGTACACCATCATGAACTCGTTTTGTAGGAGA GATTTGGTGTTCCTCTCGGATGACTGCAATGCGTTGGAATACCCAATCCCAGTGACCACCGTCCTGCCAGACCGTCAGAGATAG